One Halomonas sp. THAF5a genomic region harbors:
- the zwf gene encoding glucose-6-phosphate dehydrogenase has translation MTQRKRPGHARATEAGSTEIDLALFGALGDLAQRKLFPALYHLDREGLLDAGTRVLGLARQELDRAGFQARVEASLKTHVQAAELDREVTKRFLARLDFRSLDFLEPEGYGAVREWRQDGLHRPMVVYLSVGAKIYGDICRHLEASGSLDDQSRVVVEKPIGHDLDSSAEVNDAIGAVFPESRVYRIDHYLGKETVQNLIALRFANPLFGTQWNQNHISHVEITVAEKVGIEGRWGYFDEAGQLRDMVQNHLLQLVCLIAMDPPANLDADAIRDEKVKVLKALKPFTDDMLGRDVVRGQYMAGTHDGQPVPGYLEEEGANADSHTETFVAMKTGVANWRWAGVPFYLRTGKRMPEKLSQIVIHFRQQPHYIFDPDQRGLAANKLVIRLQPEEGIALEVLTKDSGLDKGMRLRRGPLHLDFSSAFPKTRIPDAYERLLLEVMKGQQYLFVRRDEVEHAWQWCDSLVAAWADRDEPPRRYPAGSWGPVASIAMITQDGRSWYEDY, from the coding sequence ATGACACAACGCAAGCGACCCGGCCATGCTCGGGCCACCGAGGCCGGCAGTACTGAAATCGATCTGGCGCTGTTCGGTGCGCTCGGGGACCTGGCCCAGCGCAAGCTCTTTCCGGCGCTCTACCACCTCGATCGCGAGGGGCTCCTGGACGCGGGCACCCGGGTGCTCGGGCTGGCGCGTCAGGAGCTCGATCGGGCGGGGTTCCAGGCTCGGGTCGAGGCATCCCTCAAGACGCACGTGCAGGCCGCGGAGCTCGATCGCGAGGTGACCAAGCGCTTTCTCGCCCGCCTGGACTTCCGGTCGCTCGACTTTCTCGAGCCCGAGGGCTACGGCGCCGTGCGCGAATGGCGCCAGGACGGGCTGCATCGTCCCATGGTCGTCTACCTCTCGGTGGGGGCGAAGATCTATGGCGACATCTGCCGCCATCTCGAGGCCAGCGGCAGCCTGGACGACCAGAGCCGCGTGGTGGTCGAGAAGCCGATCGGGCACGACCTCGACTCCTCCGCCGAGGTGAACGACGCCATCGGTGCGGTATTCCCCGAGTCCCGGGTCTACCGCATCGATCACTACCTGGGCAAGGAGACGGTCCAGAACCTCATCGCGCTGCGCTTCGCCAACCCGCTGTTCGGCACCCAGTGGAACCAGAACCATATCTCCCACGTGGAGATCACCGTGGCCGAGAAGGTCGGCATCGAGGGGCGCTGGGGCTACTTCGACGAGGCCGGGCAGCTGCGGGACATGGTGCAGAACCACCTGCTGCAGCTGGTCTGCCTGATCGCCATGGATCCGCCGGCCAATCTGGACGCCGATGCCATCCGCGACGAGAAGGTCAAGGTGCTCAAGGCGCTCAAGCCCTTCACCGACGACATGCTGGGGCGCGACGTGGTGCGCGGCCAGTACATGGCCGGCACCCACGACGGCCAGCCCGTGCCGGGCTACCTCGAGGAGGAGGGCGCCAACGCCGACAGCCATACCGAGACCTTCGTAGCCATGAAGACCGGCGTCGCCAACTGGCGCTGGGCCGGGGTGCCCTTCTACCTGCGCACCGGCAAGCGCATGCCGGAGAAGCTCTCCCAGATCGTCATCCATTTCCGCCAGCAGCCCCACTACATCTTCGACCCCGACCAGCGCGGGCTCGCCGCCAACAAGCTGGTGATCCGCCTGCAGCCGGAGGAGGGCATCGCCCTGGAGGTGCTGACCAAGGACAGCGGCCTGGACAAGGGCATGCGCCTGCGCCGGGGGCCGCTGCACCTGGACTTCAGCAGCGCCTTTCCCAAGACCCGGATCCCGGACGCCTACGAGCGCCTGCTGCTGGAGGTGATGAAGGGCCAGCAGTACCTCTTCGTGCGTCGCGACGAGGTCGAGCACGCCTGGCAGTGGTGCGACAGCCTGGTCGCCGCTTGGGCCGACCGTGACGAGCCGCCGCGGCGCTATCCGGCGGGGTCCTGGGGGCCGGTGGCCTCGATCGCGATGATCACCCAGGATGGCCGCAGCTGGTATGAGGACTACTGA
- the pgl gene encoding 6-phosphogluconolactonase, with amino-acid sequence MSETTLAPREALARQLAEAVAEALRTDLAERERALLVVSGGSTPVPFFRALAAMDLPWSRVDVTLADERWVDEQAADSNARLVREHLLQGGGAEATFVPLTSGAETPEEGVAEVSERLAALSWPASVVILGMGGDGHTASLFPDSQELTLALTTEAPLVAVRTPSQPQARITLSAERLHRARRHFLHITGDDKRDVLARALSGDDARDLPIRAFLACPAAIYWAP; translated from the coding sequence ATGAGCGAGACGACACTGGCCCCCCGCGAGGCCCTGGCCCGTCAGCTGGCCGAGGCCGTGGCCGAGGCGCTGCGCACCGATCTGGCCGAGCGTGAGCGTGCCCTGCTGGTGGTCTCCGGCGGCTCGACCCCGGTGCCGTTCTTCCGGGCCCTGGCCGCCATGGACCTGCCCTGGTCCCGCGTCGACGTGACCCTGGCCGACGAGCGCTGGGTGGACGAGCAGGCCGCCGACAGCAATGCCCGCCTGGTGCGCGAGCACCTGCTGCAGGGTGGGGGCGCCGAGGCGACCTTCGTGCCCCTGACCAGCGGGGCCGAGACGCCCGAGGAGGGCGTGGCCGAGGTGAGCGAGCGCCTTGCGGCGCTGAGCTGGCCGGCCAGCGTGGTGATCCTGGGCATGGGGGGCGACGGCCATACCGCCTCGCTGTTCCCCGATAGCCAGGAGCTTACCCTGGCGCTGACCACGGAAGCGCCGCTGGTGGCGGTGCGCACGCCGAGCCAGCCCCAGGCGCGCATCACCCTGAGTGCCGAGCGGCTGCACCGGGCCCGGCGCCATTTCCTGCACATCACCGGGGATGACAAGCGGGACGTCCTGGCCCGGGCCCTGTCCGGCGATGATGCCCGTGACTTGCCCATCCGCGCCTTCCTGGCCTGCCCGGCCGCCATCTACTGGGCCCCCTGA